The Leucobacter rhizosphaerae genome includes a region encoding these proteins:
- a CDS encoding DivIVA domain-containing protein codes for MHTAFPLAPKRQVGYHQDQVDAFLDRARSTYEGGAVPDGAITAEEVRRTAFGVRRGGYSPRYVDAAMDRLEEVFFERERRVRVRADGEDQWWDETRQLLSEVRGRLQRPRGKRFRRRGLFATGYRRSQVDAFLDRVAKMFENRELGLAPAEVRDVVFHSQWRGYDEDQVDALLDGVVELILSTR; via the coding sequence GTGCACACCGCGTTCCCCCTCGCTCCCAAACGTCAGGTCGGCTACCACCAGGATCAGGTCGACGCGTTCCTCGACCGCGCTCGGTCGACGTACGAGGGCGGAGCGGTGCCCGATGGGGCCATCACCGCGGAAGAGGTCCGCCGCACCGCCTTCGGCGTGCGTCGCGGGGGATATTCTCCGCGCTACGTCGACGCCGCGATGGATCGCCTCGAGGAGGTCTTCTTCGAGCGGGAGCGTCGCGTGCGTGTGCGCGCCGACGGCGAGGACCAGTGGTGGGACGAGACCCGGCAGCTGCTGTCCGAGGTGCGCGGTCGGTTGCAGCGGCCGCGCGGCAAGCGCTTCCGGCGACGTGGCCTGTTCGCCACGGGGTACCGTCGCTCACAGGTCGACGCCTTCCTCGACCGGGTCGCGAAGATGTTCGAGAACCGCGAGCTCGGCCTCGCTCCCGCCGAGGTGCGCGATGTGGTGTTCCACTCGCAGTGGCGGGGGTACGACGAGGATCAGGTCGACGCGCTGCTCGACGGGGTCGTCGAGCTGATCCTGTCCACGCGCTGA
- a CDS encoding transglycosylase SLT domain-containing protein → MSFRSRFRAPVAVIAVAGFLGAAVVAPFAMPSASADAETMAFQARIHQEFVPNVSAEADLVFTDVSVVELPDPEEERLRLEAEAAAKAAEEAKASAAKQATTPSAPPRYEGGGSPAEWMAAAGIAEADWGYVDFIASKESGWNPNATNASSGACGLIQAYPCSKVPGSGYNPVDNLVWANGYAVGRYGSWAAAYAFWTANHWW, encoded by the coding sequence GTGTCCTTCAGGTCCCGCTTCCGGGCACCCGTCGCCGTGATCGCAGTGGCCGGGTTCCTCGGTGCGGCCGTCGTGGCCCCGTTCGCGATGCCGAGCGCCTCGGCCGACGCCGAGACCATGGCGTTCCAAGCGCGGATCCACCAGGAGTTCGTGCCGAACGTCTCCGCCGAGGCCGACCTCGTCTTCACCGATGTGTCGGTGGTGGAGCTGCCCGACCCCGAAGAGGAACGGCTGAGACTGGAAGCCGAGGCCGCGGCCAAGGCTGCCGAGGAGGCGAAGGCGTCCGCCGCGAAGCAGGCGACGACTCCCTCCGCACCGCCCCGGTACGAGGGCGGCGGCTCACCGGCCGAGTGGATGGCGGCCGCGGGGATCGCGGAGGCCGACTGGGGGTACGTGGACTTCATCGCCTCGAAGGAGAGCGGCTGGAACCCGAACGCGACGAACGCGAGCTCTGGCGCCTGCGGGCTGATCCAGGCGTACCCGTGCAGCAAGGTGCCGGGGAGCGGATACAACCCAGTCGACAACCTCGTCTGGGCGAATGGCTACGCCGTCGGACGCTATGGCAGCTGGGCAGCGGCCTACGCGTTCTGGACCGCTAACCACTGGTGGTAG
- a CDS encoding ATP/GTP-binding protein has translation MGRKHRRAPSDPAGDVTRLAHGGARTETRRGVEWVVRDIPAHRAEKAYRCPVCSNEVPPGQAHIVAWHAEHFFGDEAAMRDRRHYHAHCWRLA, from the coding sequence ATGGGGCGTAAGCACCGCAGGGCGCCGTCCGACCCGGCGGGCGACGTGACCCGGCTCGCTCACGGCGGCGCGCGCACCGAGACTCGTCGGGGCGTCGAGTGGGTCGTGCGCGACATCCCGGCGCACCGCGCTGAGAAAGCGTACCGGTGCCCGGTCTGCAGCAACGAAGTGCCCCCGGGTCAGGCCCACATCGTCGCATGGCACGCCGAGCACTTCTTCGGCGACGAGGCGGCGATGCGGGATCGCCGTCACTACCACGCGCACTGCTGGCGCCTGGCGTGA
- a CDS encoding ribonuclease H family protein codes for MTLTAAADGSALGNPGPAGWAWVVDDGQWRAGGWPRATNNQGELMAVLDLLHATADRADEPLHVLCDSQYVINSVTQWMPGWKRRGWRKADGKPVLNRDLLEQLDAALVGRRVSFEWVKGHAGHPLNEAADLRARAAATAFQAGRDPEHGPGLAGRVAAPSPEISLEQPAAPPTLF; via the coding sequence ATGACTCTCACAGCGGCAGCGGACGGTTCGGCTCTCGGGAACCCCGGCCCTGCGGGGTGGGCCTGGGTCGTCGATGACGGCCAGTGGCGCGCCGGCGGCTGGCCCCGCGCCACCAACAACCAGGGTGAGCTCATGGCGGTGCTCGATCTGCTGCACGCCACCGCGGACCGCGCCGATGAGCCGCTGCACGTGCTCTGCGACAGTCAGTACGTGATCAACTCGGTCACCCAGTGGATGCCCGGCTGGAAGCGCCGCGGCTGGCGGAAGGCCGACGGCAAGCCGGTGCTGAACCGCGACCTCCTCGAGCAGCTGGATGCGGCCCTCGTGGGTCGTCGGGTGAGCTTCGAGTGGGTCAAGGGGCACGCGGGGCACCCGCTCAACGAAGCGGCGGATCTACGAGCGCGAGCGGCCGCCACCGCGTTCCAGGCGGGTCGGGATCCGGAGCACGGACCGGGCCTCGCGGGTCGCGTCGCGGCTCCGAGCCCCGAGATCTCGCTCGAGCAGCCCGCGGCTCCCCCGACGCTCTTCTAG
- a CDS encoding alpha/beta hydrolase: MAKISSNTVLRARREDIAFTTADGLTLVGELAVPEDREPAATLVTLHPLPTAGGFMDSHILRKAANRLPELADLAVLRFNTRGTTSPRGTSEGTFGDGIDERADVAAAMAFVRDRGLPRPWLLGWSFGTELALKYGLEHPIEGAILLSPPLHRATEADLRAWNDAEAELVALIPEFDDYLRPEAAAERFAAVPRARLIPVDGGKHLWVGEQQTSRVLDEIVGTVGTAPTPLPREVDEDRVAPPSE, translated from the coding sequence ATGGCGAAGATCTCGAGCAATACGGTGCTCCGCGCGCGCCGCGAAGACATCGCATTCACGACCGCCGATGGGCTGACGCTCGTGGGGGAGTTGGCCGTACCGGAAGATCGGGAACCGGCGGCGACCCTCGTCACCCTGCACCCGCTGCCCACGGCAGGCGGGTTCATGGACTCCCACATTCTCCGCAAGGCTGCGAACCGACTGCCCGAACTCGCGGATCTCGCGGTGTTGCGCTTCAACACGCGCGGCACGACCTCACCGCGCGGCACGAGCGAGGGCACCTTCGGTGATGGCATCGACGAGCGCGCCGACGTGGCCGCGGCGATGGCGTTCGTTCGGGATCGCGGGCTCCCGCGGCCGTGGCTGCTCGGGTGGTCGTTCGGCACCGAACTCGCCCTGAAGTACGGTCTTGAGCACCCCATTGAGGGGGCGATCCTGCTCTCGCCGCCGCTCCATCGCGCGACCGAGGCGGATCTGCGCGCCTGGAACGACGCGGAAGCGGAGCTCGTCGCGCTGATCCCCGAGTTCGACGACTACCTGCGGCCCGAGGCCGCGGCGGAACGGTTCGCCGCGGTGCCGCGCGCGCGGCTCATCCCCGTCGACGGCGGAAAGCACCTGTGGGTGGGGGAGCAACAGACCAGTCGGGTGCTCGACGAGATCGTCGGCACGGTCGGCACGGCGCCGACGCCGCTGCCGCGCGAGGTCGACGAGGATCGCGTCGCGCCACCCTCGGAGTGA
- a CDS encoding glycosyltransferase encodes MRYVLAIAALVLSGVMLILGIGQRTFLAGPAEISFPVDTQSEAGYAVVDGAEFAKVTGQANVVVKGSQAFVATGATRDVEAWLEPFLHAELSVDTRQQRLLSGLVAAAVVTEAPAAEATEADGAAADTGAAGTEADELAPMDPRGSDLWLEERGIDEAGSDTETETLRVPVAVTAGQSVLIASDGENPVPSDVSLVWVQDRATPWAGPLLVGGGILAVVGGVLYLLAVDHDRRGLGPRRGRRGPLQGIRNMFGGGKRRSRSDSGAPLAREAAISTTRIRARRRVALPALAVVAAVGLSGCSANYWPDLTGGQSEETATPPTSSSAAPVPVTDAQLDRIVERVATVAGEGDETLDAAVLEPRFSGDALAQRTANYTIRGADPAYAVVPPRITAEGLDYELVQSTESWPRTLFVTVASSTSDADADSAESDADSADAEPTEGATAEDAPSSPSLAMILTQENPHENYHVSRVIALRGGISMPQAAPAEEGTALLANDLETFVMPPGEVGTAFAQVLQSGPDSEEAKAFDLSTATILENYGLTRTQADQATSDGKGQTMLYSVTARQGDERPVALSTGVGGALVATTVIEEQIIDSNGGRFKPQASAIMTALSGLSGEQDRIVQEVAHQLLFFVPSKTQGTQIELLGVTSELVGMRN; translated from the coding sequence GTGCGATATGTGCTTGCGATAGCAGCGCTCGTGCTCTCCGGCGTGATGCTGATCCTCGGCATCGGCCAGCGGACCTTTCTTGCGGGCCCTGCCGAGATCAGCTTCCCGGTCGATACCCAATCTGAGGCGGGGTACGCCGTGGTCGACGGCGCGGAGTTCGCCAAGGTGACCGGACAGGCGAACGTCGTCGTGAAGGGATCCCAGGCGTTCGTCGCGACGGGCGCGACCCGCGATGTCGAGGCCTGGCTCGAGCCGTTCCTGCACGCGGAACTGTCGGTCGACACGCGGCAGCAGCGCTTGCTGAGCGGCCTCGTGGCCGCGGCGGTGGTGACGGAGGCTCCGGCCGCAGAGGCGACCGAGGCCGACGGCGCCGCCGCCGATACCGGGGCAGCCGGGACCGAGGCCGACGAGCTGGCCCCGATGGATCCGCGCGGCAGCGACCTCTGGCTGGAGGAACGGGGGATCGACGAGGCGGGCAGCGACACCGAGACGGAGACGCTGCGGGTCCCCGTGGCGGTCACCGCGGGGCAGTCCGTGCTGATCGCCTCCGACGGTGAGAACCCCGTGCCGAGCGACGTCTCGCTCGTCTGGGTGCAGGATCGCGCCACGCCCTGGGCTGGCCCGCTGCTCGTCGGCGGTGGCATCCTCGCAGTCGTCGGCGGAGTGCTGTACCTGTTGGCGGTGGACCATGATCGTCGTGGCCTCGGTCCGCGGCGCGGTCGGCGCGGGCCGCTGCAGGGGATCCGGAACATGTTCGGCGGAGGAAAGCGCCGGTCCCGGTCCGACTCCGGCGCACCGCTCGCCCGTGAGGCGGCGATCTCGACGACCCGGATCCGCGCGCGTCGCCGCGTCGCGCTCCCGGCACTCGCCGTGGTCGCGGCAGTCGGGTTGAGCGGCTGCTCGGCCAACTACTGGCCCGATCTCACGGGCGGCCAGTCCGAGGAGACGGCTACTCCGCCCACATCCTCGAGCGCCGCGCCGGTGCCGGTCACGGACGCGCAGCTCGACCGCATCGTGGAGCGCGTCGCCACCGTCGCCGGCGAGGGCGACGAGACCCTCGACGCCGCGGTGCTCGAGCCGCGCTTCTCGGGCGACGCACTCGCCCAGCGCACCGCCAACTACACGATCCGCGGCGCCGATCCGGCCTACGCCGTCGTGCCGCCGCGCATCACCGCGGAGGGTCTCGACTACGAGCTGGTGCAGAGCACGGAGTCCTGGCCGCGCACGCTGTTCGTGACCGTCGCCTCGTCGACGAGCGACGCCGACGCCGACAGCGCTGAGTCCGACGCCGACAGCGCCGACGCCGAGCCGACCGAGGGCGCGACGGCCGAGGATGCGCCGTCGTCGCCGTCGCTGGCGATGATCCTGACCCAGGAGAACCCGCACGAGAACTACCACGTCTCGCGCGTCATCGCGCTGCGCGGCGGGATCTCGATGCCGCAAGCCGCACCCGCGGAGGAGGGCACCGCCCTGCTCGCGAATGATCTCGAGACCTTCGTGATGCCGCCCGGAGAGGTCGGCACCGCGTTCGCGCAGGTGCTGCAGTCCGGTCCCGACTCCGAGGAGGCGAAGGCGTTCGATCTCTCGACCGCCACGATCCTCGAGAACTACGGCCTCACCCGCACCCAGGCGGATCAGGCGACGTCGGATGGTAAAGGCCAGACCATGCTCTACTCGGTCACGGCTCGTCAGGGCGACGAACGACCGGTCGCCCTCTCGACCGGCGTCGGCGGCGCCCTCGTCGCGACGACCGTGATCGAGGAGCAGATCATCGACTCGAACGGCGGCCGATTCAAGCCGCAGGCGAGCGCGATCATGACCGCGCTCTCGGGACTCTCGGGCGAGCAGGATCGAATCGTGCAGGAGGTGGCCCACCAGCTCCTGTTCTTCGTTCCCAGCAAGACCCAGGGCACCCAGATCGAACTGCTCGGAGTGACCAGCGAACTCGTAGGAATGAGGAACTAA
- a CDS encoding tetratricopeptide repeat protein encodes MSQQMPERIPGGGIDLSHLAAARAPQTPGAPSTGAVGAPGAQVVDVPSLVLDISDATFEQTAQLSSIVPVVVHLWSERSEASVAFSAVLETLTREFAGRILLARVDVDANPGLAQAFQVQSIPTAVALVGGRPVPLFQGPVPEEQVREIFGQLGQLAEQQGVVGRVSAPDAGAEVPAEPAEPVIPAAHLAAVEAAERGDYATAVAEWEGVLAKAPADAEARAALVQVKLLQRLEGLTLEGVRADAAARPDDLDAQLRVADLDLSGGHVEDAFLRLLDRFAASDDADRAVIRERLLELFEVVGVADPRVIAARGRLANLLY; translated from the coding sequence ATGTCGCAGCAGATGCCCGAACGGATCCCCGGCGGTGGAATCGACCTGAGCCACCTCGCAGCCGCACGCGCGCCGCAGACTCCCGGCGCACCGTCGACCGGCGCGGTCGGTGCACCCGGCGCCCAGGTCGTCGACGTGCCGTCGCTCGTGCTCGACATTTCCGATGCCACCTTCGAGCAGACCGCCCAGCTCTCCTCGATCGTGCCGGTCGTCGTGCACCTGTGGTCGGAGCGGAGCGAGGCGAGTGTCGCGTTCTCCGCAGTCCTCGAGACGCTGACGCGCGAGTTCGCCGGCCGGATCCTGCTGGCCCGGGTCGACGTCGATGCGAACCCCGGACTGGCGCAGGCGTTCCAGGTCCAGTCGATCCCGACCGCGGTGGCGCTCGTCGGCGGTCGCCCGGTGCCGCTCTTCCAGGGGCCGGTGCCGGAGGAGCAGGTCCGCGAGATCTTCGGGCAGCTCGGGCAGCTCGCGGAGCAGCAAGGGGTCGTGGGGCGCGTCAGCGCCCCCGATGCCGGTGCCGAGGTTCCTGCCGAACCGGCCGAACCCGTGATTCCCGCCGCGCACCTCGCCGCGGTCGAGGCCGCCGAGCGCGGCGACTACGCGACCGCCGTGGCGGAGTGGGAAGGGGTGCTCGCGAAGGCCCCCGCGGACGCGGAGGCGCGTGCGGCGCTCGTGCAGGTGAAGCTCCTGCAGCGCCTCGAAGGCCTGACGCTCGAGGGGGTCCGCGCCGACGCTGCCGCGCGCCCGGACGATCTCGACGCCCAGCTCCGGGTCGCCGATCTCGATCTCTCTGGCGGCCACGTCGAGGACGCCTTCCTGCGCCTGCTCGACCGGTTCGCGGCGAGCGACGACGCGGATCGCGCCGTGATCCGCGAGCGCCTGCTCGAGCTCTTCGAGGTCGTGGGCGTCGCGGATCCCCGTGTCATCGCGGCTCGCGGGCGACTCGCGAACCTGCTGTACTGA
- a CDS encoding cysteine desulfurase family protein, whose amino-acid sequence MTPAGAYLDHAATSPMPDAVLRAYTDALRTVGNPASTHSDGQRASEVLETAREEIASRLGCDPAELIMTAGGTESINLALKGIYWARRRAGAGPIVLIAAGEHHATVEAAEWLRDTQGADVVWVPIDAEGVLRPEALGQAIADAGADNVALVSFLWANNEVGSVLPVEALCRIAADAGIPVHVDAVAALGQLPLDFARSGAAAMSLSAHKIGGPVGVGALVLGRRTSADPLLHGGSQQRARSGTQNVAGAVGFAAAMRLAIDADGVPHEARITELQRLRDRLVAGVRAADPSAIARGAQGAPDRLPGNAHFTFPGCQGDSLVFLLDAAGVSASVGSACQAGVAEISHVLLAMGVPEPEAAGALRFTLGPDTRDDEIDALLAALPRAISGARSAGLN is encoded by the coding sequence ATGACCCCGGCCGGCGCCTATCTCGACCACGCGGCGACCTCGCCCATGCCTGATGCGGTGCTGCGGGCCTACACGGACGCGCTCCGCACGGTCGGCAACCCGGCCTCGACGCACAGCGACGGGCAGCGCGCGAGCGAGGTGCTCGAGACCGCGCGCGAGGAAATCGCGAGCCGGCTGGGGTGCGATCCCGCCGAGCTCATCATGACGGCGGGCGGCACCGAGTCGATCAATCTCGCGCTCAAGGGCATCTACTGGGCGCGCCGGCGCGCGGGGGCCGGGCCGATCGTGCTGATCGCCGCGGGCGAGCACCACGCCACGGTCGAGGCGGCCGAGTGGCTGCGCGACACCCAGGGGGCCGACGTGGTGTGGGTGCCGATCGACGCCGAGGGAGTCCTTCGCCCCGAGGCGCTCGGCCAGGCGATCGCGGACGCGGGGGCGGACAACGTCGCTCTCGTCTCCTTCCTGTGGGCGAACAACGAGGTCGGTTCTGTGCTGCCCGTCGAGGCGCTGTGCCGGATCGCCGCGGACGCCGGGATCCCCGTGCACGTCGACGCGGTCGCCGCGCTCGGGCAGCTGCCGCTCGATTTCGCTCGATCGGGAGCCGCCGCCATGAGCCTTTCCGCGCACAAGATCGGTGGTCCCGTGGGCGTCGGTGCACTGGTGCTCGGCCGGCGGACGTCCGCCGACCCGCTGCTGCACGGCGGGTCCCAGCAGCGCGCGCGATCCGGCACCCAGAACGTCGCCGGGGCCGTCGGGTTCGCCGCGGCGATGCGGCTCGCGATCGACGCGGACGGGGTGCCGCACGAGGCACGCATCACCGAGCTGCAGCGGCTGCGAGATCGGCTCGTCGCGGGGGTGCGCGCTGCCGACCCCTCCGCGATCGCACGGGGCGCGCAGGGTGCCCCCGATCGGCTGCCGGGCAACGCCCACTTCACGTTCCCCGGCTGCCAGGGGGACTCGCTCGTCTTCCTGCTGGATGCCGCCGGGGTATCGGCCTCCGTCGGTTCGGCCTGCCAGGCGGGCGTGGCCGAGATCTCCCACGTGCTGCTCGCGATGGGGGTGCCGGAGCCGGAGGCCGCCGGTGCGCTGCGCTTCACCCTCGGCCCCGACACGCGCGACGACGAGATCGACGCGCTCCTCGCGGCACTGCCGCGCGCGATTTCCGGAGCGCGCTCCGCCGGACTGAACTAA
- the mnmA gene encoding tRNA 2-thiouridine(34) synthase MnmA: MKVLAAMSGGVDSAVAAARAVEAGHDVVGVHLALSRMPGTIRTGSRGCCTIEDAMDARRAANLLGIPFYVWDLSERFAEDVVDDFIAEYAAGRTPNPCMRCNEKIKFAALLDKAIALGFDAVATGHYATLSDTATGRELHRASAWAKDQSYVLGVLTAHQLAHCYFPLGDTPSKALVRAEAEDRGLQVAQKPDSHDICFIPDGDTRGWLSDHIERRPGEILDEDGEVVGRHDGAHGYTVGQRRGLQLGRPAADGQPRYVLSIRPVSNQVVVGPKEHLAIGTIAGGRYSWAGEPGFEVSEPFDCDVQIRAHADPVPARARLEPILDAERTEQHRVGASHEIVVDIDLERAEPLLGVAPGQTAVLYTGTRVLGQFTIDRALAAQQTTAEVLG; encoded by the coding sequence GTGAAAGTTCTGGCAGCGATGAGCGGGGGAGTCGACTCCGCGGTGGCCGCGGCGCGCGCCGTCGAGGCGGGGCACGACGTCGTCGGGGTGCACCTCGCGCTGAGCCGCATGCCGGGCACGATCCGCACCGGATCCCGCGGCTGCTGCACGATCGAGGACGCGATGGACGCGCGGCGCGCGGCGAACCTGCTCGGCATCCCGTTCTACGTGTGGGATCTGAGCGAACGATTCGCCGAGGACGTCGTGGACGATTTCATCGCCGAGTACGCGGCGGGCCGCACGCCGAACCCGTGCATGCGGTGCAACGAGAAGATCAAGTTCGCGGCGCTGCTCGACAAGGCGATCGCGCTCGGCTTCGACGCGGTCGCCACCGGGCACTATGCGACGCTGAGCGACACGGCGACCGGTCGCGAGCTGCACCGCGCGAGCGCGTGGGCGAAGGACCAGTCGTACGTGCTGGGGGTGCTCACCGCGCATCAGCTCGCGCACTGCTACTTCCCGCTGGGCGACACCCCCTCCAAGGCGCTCGTGCGTGCGGAGGCGGAGGACCGCGGCCTGCAGGTCGCGCAGAAGCCGGACAGTCACGACATCTGCTTCATTCCCGACGGCGACACCCGGGGATGGCTCTCGGACCACATCGAGCGGAGGCCCGGCGAGATCCTCGACGAGGACGGCGAGGTGGTGGGGCGGCACGACGGTGCGCACGGCTACACCGTGGGGCAGCGCCGCGGCCTGCAACTGGGGCGACCCGCTGCGGACGGTCAGCCCCGGTACGTGCTGTCGATCCGGCCGGTGTCGAACCAGGTGGTGGTCGGACCCAAGGAGCACCTGGCGATCGGCACCATTGCGGGCGGCCGGTACAGCTGGGCGGGCGAACCGGGGTTCGAGGTCTCGGAACCGTTCGACTGCGACGTTCAGATTCGCGCGCACGCGGATCCGGTGCCCGCGCGTGCCCGCTTGGAGCCGATCCTCGACGCGGAGCGAACCGAGCAGCACCGGGTCGGGGCCAGTCACGAGATCGTCGTCGACATCGACCTCGAGCGTGCCGAACCGCTGCTCGGTGTGGCACCGGGGCAGACCGCGGTGCTCTACACCGGCACCCGCGTGCTCGGGCAGTTCACCATCGACCGCGCCCTCGCGGCGCAGCAGACGACCGCGGAGGTGCTCGGATGA